A region from the Mycolicibacterium phlei genome encodes:
- a CDS encoding LLM class flavin-dependent oxidoreductase, producing the protein MTTAPADNPAKFFWFLPTSGDSRSIVGSSHASSQQSVPPNYRPPTRRYLAEVARAADRLGYEGVLTPTGTWCEDAWLTASALLAETERLKFLVAFRPGLTPPTLAAQQAATLQRFSEGRLLLNIVTGGDNLEQRRFGDWLDHDERYARTSEFLHIVKSIWAQESMTFEGDYYKVADARVSEPPDPLPGIYFGGSSEVALPVAAEHVDVYLTWGEPPQEAAAKIARVRALAEARGRTVRFGIRLHTISRDTSAAAWAVADELVAGLSPEQIAKATALHAKSESEGQRRMTALHGGRTDQLEIYPNLWAGVGLVRGGAGTALVGSHEEVANLIIEYHSLGFDEFILSGYPHLEEAYWFAEGVLPLLKRKGVA; encoded by the coding sequence GTGACGACCGCGCCTGCCGATAACCCCGCGAAGTTCTTCTGGTTCCTGCCCACCAGCGGGGACAGCCGCTCGATCGTCGGCTCCTCGCACGCGTCGTCGCAGCAGTCGGTGCCACCGAACTACCGGCCGCCGACCCGCCGCTACCTGGCGGAGGTGGCCCGCGCCGCCGACCGGCTCGGCTACGAGGGGGTGCTCACCCCGACGGGCACGTGGTGCGAGGACGCGTGGCTGACCGCGTCGGCGTTGCTGGCCGAGACCGAGCGGCTGAAGTTCCTCGTCGCGTTCCGGCCGGGGCTGACCCCGCCGACGCTGGCCGCCCAGCAGGCCGCCACGCTGCAGCGGTTCTCCGAGGGCCGACTGCTGCTCAACATCGTCACCGGCGGCGACAATCTCGAACAGCGCCGCTTCGGCGACTGGCTGGACCACGACGAACGGTACGCGCGTACCAGCGAGTTCCTGCACATCGTGAAGTCGATCTGGGCGCAGGAGTCGATGACCTTCGAGGGCGACTACTACAAGGTCGCCGACGCGCGGGTGTCCGAGCCGCCGGATCCGCTGCCGGGCATCTACTTCGGCGGATCGTCGGAGGTCGCGCTGCCGGTGGCCGCCGAGCACGTCGACGTCTACCTCACCTGGGGTGAGCCGCCGCAGGAGGCGGCGGCCAAGATCGCCCGGGTGCGCGCGCTGGCCGAGGCCCGCGGCCGCACCGTGCGGTTCGGGATCCGGCTGCACACCATCAGCCGCGACACCTCGGCCGCGGCGTGGGCGGTCGCCGATGAACTGGTGGCCGGGCTCTCACCCGAACAGATCGCCAAAGCCACAGCGCTGCACGCCAAGTCGGAGTCCGAAGGGCAGCGGCGGATGACCGCGCTGCACGGCGGGCGCACCGATCAGCTCGAGATCTACCCGAACCTGTGGGCGGGTGTCGGGCTGGTGCGCGGCGGCGCCGGCACCGCGCTGGTGGGCAGCCACGAGGAGGTCGCCAACCTCATCATCGAGTACCACTCGCTGGGCTTCGACGAGTTCATCCTGTCGGGCTACCCCCACCTGGAGGAGGCCTACTGGTTCGCCGAGGGTGTGCTGCCGCTGCTCAAACGCAAGGGCGTGGCCTGA
- a CDS encoding carboxylesterase/lipase family protein, with the protein MHEHTVRATIASGTIEGFTRDGVNRFRAIPYARPPVGALRLRAPEPVRPWRGVRYCHGHGNCAPQQRMYTLIGPGRFQPMSEDCLTLNVVAPEQPPQAPLPVMVFIHGGGYFMGSSATPIYDGASLARNGCVYVSVNYRLGALGCLDLSSLSTQRHTFEDNLYLRDLVMALQWVRDNIAVFGGDPDNVTIFGESAGAHAVATLLAVPAAKGLFAHAISESPAAGMVRTKETARQYAARFAELLGADEDTAADAIMAARPADLVVAFEKLIRQGQREMLGAFAAGPTAGTDYLPLDPVEAMRTGHAHPVPLIVGTNAEEARLFGRWLKLLPMNEPMIERLLADAEPEVRERIRAAYPGYPNQRACMQFGGDFAFGAAAWQIAEAHSTHAPTYLYRFDYAPKTLHWSGLGATHATELLAVFDVYRSGVGRLLTAVGDRRDALRVSDDIQGRWREFARTGVPGADWPAYTSAQRAVRVFDRRPRVEYDPDGPRREVWQSFTLAAG; encoded by the coding sequence ATGCACGAGCACACCGTCCGCGCAACGATCGCGTCCGGCACGATCGAGGGGTTCACCCGTGACGGCGTGAACCGGTTCCGTGCCATCCCGTACGCCCGCCCGCCGGTGGGCGCCCTGCGGTTGCGCGCACCCGAGCCGGTGCGGCCCTGGCGCGGGGTGCGTTACTGCCACGGCCACGGCAACTGCGCACCGCAGCAACGGATGTACACCCTCATCGGCCCCGGCAGGTTCCAGCCGATGAGCGAGGACTGCCTGACGCTCAACGTCGTCGCCCCCGAGCAGCCGCCGCAGGCGCCGCTGCCGGTGATGGTGTTCATCCACGGCGGCGGCTACTTCATGGGCAGCTCGGCCACCCCGATCTACGACGGCGCCTCGCTGGCCCGCAACGGCTGTGTGTACGTGTCGGTGAACTACCGGCTCGGCGCGCTGGGGTGTCTGGACCTGTCGTCGCTGTCCACGCAGCGGCACACCTTCGAGGACAACCTGTATCTGCGTGACCTGGTGATGGCGTTGCAGTGGGTCCGCGACAACATCGCGGTGTTCGGCGGCGACCCCGACAACGTCACGATCTTCGGGGAGAGCGCCGGTGCACACGCCGTCGCCACGTTGCTCGCTGTTCCCGCCGCCAAAGGTCTTTTCGCACATGCGATCTCGGAGAGCCCGGCGGCTGGCATGGTGCGTACCAAGGAGACGGCGCGTCAGTACGCGGCACGGTTCGCCGAACTGCTGGGCGCCGACGAGGACACCGCCGCCGACGCGATCATGGCCGCCCGGCCCGCCGATCTGGTGGTCGCCTTCGAGAAGCTGATCCGTCAGGGTCAGCGTGAGATGCTCGGCGCGTTCGCCGCCGGGCCGACCGCCGGCACCGACTATCTGCCGCTGGACCCGGTCGAGGCGATGCGCACCGGACACGCACACCCGGTGCCGTTGATCGTCGGCACCAACGCGGAGGAGGCCCGGCTGTTCGGGCGCTGGCTCAAGCTGCTGCCGATGAACGAGCCCATGATCGAGCGACTGCTCGCCGACGCCGAACCCGAAGTGCGCGAACGGATCCGGGCGGCATACCCGGGCTACCCGAACCAGCGGGCCTGTATGCAGTTCGGCGGCGACTTCGCGTTCGGGGCGGCGGCGTGGCAGATCGCCGAGGCGCACAGCACGCACGCCCCGACCTACCTGTACCGCTTCGACTACGCACCCAAGACGCTGCACTGGTCCGGTCTGGGGGCCACCCACGCCACCGAGCTGCTGGCGGTGTTCGACGTGTACCGCAGCGGTGTCGGCCGACTGCTCACCGCGGTGGGGGACCGGCGCGACGCGCTGCGGGTCAGCGACGACATCCAGGGTCGGTGGCGCGAGTTCGCGCGTACCGGGGTGCCGGGCGCGGACTGGCCCGCGTACACCAGTGCGCAGCGCGCCGTGCGGGTGTTCGACCGCCGCCCGCGCGTCGAGTACGACCCCGACGGGCCGCGCCGCGAGGTCTGGCAGAGCTTCACGCTGGCCGCGGGCTGA
- a CDS encoding PPOX class F420-dependent oxidoreductase, with amino-acid sequence MAATFDDVAKSDYILLTTFTKDGTPKPTPVWAVPDGDRLLVITQETSWKVKRIRNTPRVTIAPCDMRGNVKGEAAEAVAAVLGKSENAKTYAGLGKRYGLFGKVFCLFSKLRGGMQKNVTLEIKPA; translated from the coding sequence ATGGCCGCCACGTTCGACGATGTCGCGAAGTCCGACTACATCCTGCTGACCACCTTCACCAAGGACGGCACGCCCAAGCCGACGCCGGTGTGGGCGGTTCCCGACGGCGACCGGCTGCTGGTCATCACCCAGGAGACGTCGTGGAAGGTCAAGCGGATCCGCAACACCCCGCGGGTGACCATCGCGCCGTGCGACATGCGCGGCAACGTCAAGGGTGAGGCCGCCGAGGCGGTCGCCGCCGTCCTGGGCAAGTCGGAGAACGCCAAGACCTACGCCGGCCTCGGCAAGCGCTACGGCCTGTTCGGCAAGGTGTTCTGCCTGTTCTCGAAGCTGCGCGGCGGCATGCAGAAGAACGTGACGTTGGAGATCAAACCGGCCTGA
- a CDS encoding polyprenol monophosphomannose synthase codes for MTTGQGPGERPSQRTLVIIPTFNERENLPLIVGRVQKARPDVHILIVDDNSPDGTGDLADQLALEDPDRIHVMHRTAKGGLGAAYLAGFAWGLGREYNVLVEMDADGSHPPEQLYRLLDKIDEGADVVIGSRYVPGGEVRNWPRRRLVLSRTANGYSRILLGVDIHDITAGYRAYRREVLEKIDLDAVDSKGYCFQIDLTWRSINNGFQVVEVPITFTEREFGQSKMSGSNIREAMVKVAEWGIRGRIDRARGVGLSG; via the coding sequence ATGACGACGGGCCAGGGCCCGGGGGAACGCCCAAGCCAGCGCACGCTGGTCATCATCCCCACCTTCAACGAGCGGGAGAACCTGCCGCTGATCGTCGGACGCGTCCAGAAGGCGCGCCCCGATGTGCACATCCTGATCGTCGACGACAACAGTCCCGACGGCACCGGCGACCTGGCCGACCAGCTCGCGCTCGAGGACCCCGACCGGATCCACGTCATGCACCGCACCGCCAAGGGCGGTCTGGGCGCGGCCTACCTCGCCGGGTTCGCGTGGGGTCTGGGCCGCGAGTACAACGTGCTGGTAGAGATGGACGCCGACGGCAGCCATCCGCCCGAGCAGCTGTACCGGCTGCTCGACAAGATCGACGAGGGCGCCGACGTGGTGATCGGGTCGCGCTACGTGCCCGGCGGCGAGGTGCGCAACTGGCCGCGCCGGCGGCTGGTGCTGTCGCGCACCGCCAACGGCTACTCCCGCATCCTGCTGGGCGTCGACATCCACGACATCACCGCCGGGTACCGGGCGTACCGCCGGGAGGTGCTGGAGAAGATCGACCTGGATGCGGTCGACTCGAAGGGCTACTGCTTCCAGATCGACCTGACCTGGCGCTCGATCAACAACGGCTTCCAGGTCGTCGAGGTGCCGATCACGTTCACCGAACGCGAGTTCGGCCAGTCGAAGATGAGCGGATCCAACATCCGCGAGGCGATGGTCAAGGTCGCCGAGTGGGGGATCCGCGGGCGCATCGACCGCGCCCGCGGCGTGGGACTCAGCGGCTGA
- a CDS encoding phosphotransferase — MHTTSVVEGPADLTVEWLSSVLGSEVAEFSHERIGTGQMSDCYRLTLRYADGSSGPASVVLKVAATDPASRQTGLALGLYEREVRFYTDVAPRISGPVAPCHSAAFDGESGAFHLLLGDAAPAVVGDEIRGTTVENAMLALAELGRVHGPLLGDPEAAAADWLNREAPINQALLGQLYAGFVERYRDQIAPEHRLVCERLLPVFDEYLAAEAADDRIKGLVHGDYRLDNMLFGQEGADRALTVVDWQTVTWGPALTDVAYFLGCALPSEARREHYAALLESYHRALGPDSPLSLDDVREGVRRQSFFGVVMAVVSSMLVEQTERGDEMFMTMLRRHCQHVLDVDALAILPEPSVAEPLTPAAEDEGSHPAGDEELWNESWYVDFVDPQQKVGGWVRLGQYPNLGTTWVNGLVCGPDIPTYALNDFEGTQAIELSMDATEPLRTYRVTMRGRGQAYDDPAALLRDETGRPVDMTIDMVWMTVGVPYLYRIASRYEIPCTVSGTVTVDGREFSFTDVPGQRDHSWGVRDWWSMEWVWSALHLDDGTRLHGVDLRIPGVPPMGVGYIQPPGVPLIELPTVSAQETFADNGLPVQTIITLGDVVATVDAVGHAPVLLRSRDGRISQFPRAWVTVTTADGRDGAGWVEWNRNQT; from the coding sequence GTGCACACCACCAGCGTCGTCGAGGGTCCCGCTGATCTGACCGTCGAGTGGTTGAGCTCGGTGCTCGGATCCGAGGTCGCGGAGTTCTCCCACGAGCGCATCGGGACCGGCCAGATGAGCGACTGCTACCGGCTGACCCTGCGCTACGCCGACGGGAGTTCGGGGCCGGCGTCGGTGGTGCTCAAGGTCGCCGCGACCGATCCGGCCAGCAGGCAGACCGGCCTGGCACTGGGCCTCTACGAACGCGAGGTGCGCTTCTACACCGACGTGGCGCCGCGCATCAGCGGTCCGGTCGCCCCGTGCCACTCGGCGGCGTTCGACGGCGAGTCCGGCGCCTTCCACCTGCTGCTCGGCGACGCCGCACCGGCCGTCGTCGGCGACGAGATCCGCGGAACCACAGTCGAAAACGCGATGCTGGCGCTGGCCGAACTGGGCCGGGTGCACGGTCCGCTGCTGGGCGATCCCGAGGCGGCGGCGGCCGACTGGCTCAACCGGGAGGCGCCGATCAACCAGGCCCTGCTCGGCCAGCTGTACGCGGGTTTCGTCGAGCGCTACCGCGACCAGATCGCCCCCGAGCACCGCCTGGTGTGCGAACGCCTGCTCCCGGTGTTCGACGAGTACCTGGCCGCCGAGGCCGCCGACGACCGGATCAAGGGTCTGGTGCACGGCGACTACCGGCTGGACAACATGCTTTTCGGCCAGGAGGGTGCCGACCGTGCGCTGACGGTGGTGGACTGGCAGACGGTCACCTGGGGTCCGGCGCTGACCGATGTCGCGTACTTCCTGGGCTGCGCGCTGCCGTCGGAGGCGCGCCGCGAACACTATGCGGCGCTGCTGGAGTCGTATCACCGCGCGCTGGGCCCGGACTCGCCGCTGAGCCTCGACGACGTGCGCGAGGGGGTGCGCAGGCAGAGCTTCTTCGGGGTGGTGATGGCGGTGGTGTCGTCAATGCTCGTCGAGCAGACCGAGCGCGGCGACGAGATGTTCATGACCATGCTGCGACGGCACTGTCAGCACGTGCTCGACGTCGACGCGCTCGCGATCCTGCCCGAACCGTCGGTGGCAGAACCGCTCACGCCGGCCGCCGAGGACGAGGGTTCCCATCCGGCCGGCGACGAGGAGCTCTGGAACGAAAGTTGGTACGTCGACTTCGTCGACCCGCAGCAGAAGGTCGGCGGCTGGGTGCGGCTCGGCCAGTACCCGAACCTGGGCACCACATGGGTGAACGGGCTGGTGTGCGGGCCCGACATTCCGACCTACGCGCTCAACGACTTCGAGGGCACCCAGGCCATCGAGCTGTCGATGGACGCGACCGAACCGCTGCGCACCTACCGGGTGACCATGCGCGGGCGCGGGCAGGCCTACGACGACCCGGCGGCCCTGCTGCGCGACGAGACCGGCAGGCCGGTCGACATGACGATCGACATGGTGTGGATGACGGTCGGTGTGCCGTACCTGTACCGGATCGCCTCGCGCTACGAGATCCCGTGCACGGTGTCGGGCACCGTGACCGTCGACGGCCGCGAGTTCTCCTTCACCGACGTGCCGGGCCAGCGTGACCACTCCTGGGGTGTGCGCGACTGGTGGTCGATGGAATGGGTGTGGAGCGCACTGCATCTCGACGACGGCACCCGTCTGCACGGCGTCGACCTGCGTATCCCCGGCGTGCCGCCGATGGGCGTCGGCTACATCCAGCCGCCGGGAGTGCCGCTGATCGAGCTGCCGACGGTGAGCGCGCAGGAGACGTTCGCCGACAATGGATTACCGGTTCAGACGATAATCACGCTCGGTGACGTGGTCGCGACCGTCGACGCGGTGGGCCACGCCCCGGTGCTGCTGCGCTCGCGGGACGGCCGGATCAGCCAGTTCCCGCGCGCCTGGGTGACGGTCACGACGGCCGACGGACGCGACGGCGCCGGCTGGGTCGAATGGAACCGTAACCAGACCTGA
- a CDS encoding FxsA family protein, with the protein MAKRLFLLYVILEIAVMVALAATIGIGWTLLILVATFFLGLVLAGSQLRRQLVRLRSGLTAADVQGAAADSVLVALGTVLVAIPGLATSLLGALLLVPPTRAAARPLLTVLAARRMPLITAAGWVTSGAARTAGRPDYIDGEVVDVIDLAQPAVERSPGPSARHENLP; encoded by the coding sequence ATGGCGAAGCGGCTGTTCCTGCTCTACGTGATCCTCGAGATCGCGGTGATGGTGGCACTGGCCGCGACGATCGGGATCGGCTGGACGCTGCTGATCCTCGTCGCGACCTTCTTCCTGGGCCTGGTGCTGGCCGGCTCGCAACTGCGCAGGCAGCTGGTCCGGCTGCGCAGCGGCCTGACCGCCGCCGATGTGCAGGGCGCCGCCGCTGACAGCGTCCTGGTCGCGCTCGGCACCGTGCTGGTCGCGATCCCGGGCCTGGCGACCTCGCTGCTCGGCGCGCTGCTGCTGGTCCCGCCGACCCGCGCTGCGGCGCGCCCGCTGCTGACCGTGCTGGCGGCGCGGCGGATGCCGCTGATCACCGCAGCCGGCTGGGTGACATCGGGCGCGGCGAGAACCGCGGGACGCCCCGACTACATCGACGGGGAGGTCGTCGACGTGATCGATCTCGCACAGCCCGCGGTGGAGCGGTCGCCGGGACCGTCGGCGCGACATGAGAACCTCCCGTAG
- the lnt gene encoding apolipoprotein N-acyltransferase, whose protein sequence is MVERSRIRRFGRAVVDRLPRLGAAIGAGLLLCLSFPPFGWWYLAFAAFALLAWVLTRDTTTRWGGFGYGYLFGAAFYLPLLPWVGTFVGPVPWIGLALVQALFPALFGLAAVVVRTLPGWPLWFAGLWTAQEWLKSTVPFGGFPWGVVAYGQTESPLRSIAQLGGAPLVSFAVVLVGFGVGALVFEVIAYFRRAAADAGAPPAVVVPGVCVAAVLLAVALTWPNVRHSGLGAGDEQPVTVAVVQGNVPRLGLDFNAQRRAVLDNHVDETMRLADDVRAGRAPQPMLVIWPENSADIDPLANPDARDLISRAADAIRAPILVGGVVAVDPDDPGNPAATNSVIVWNPKDGPGERHDKQIVQPFGEYLPWRSFFRRFSEYADRAGYFVPGDGTGVVRAAGVPVGVATCWEVIFDRAPREAVRNGAQLLAVPSNNATFTEAMSEQQLAFARLRAVEHDRYVVVAGTTGISAVIAPDGRELVRTAFFEPAYLDTAVRLKTQLTVATRFGPLIEGLLIAVGLGSVIAAILHNGGFVRRRANRDNKDRGAT, encoded by the coding sequence ATGGTTGAGCGGTCCCGGATACGGCGGTTCGGGCGTGCGGTGGTCGACCGGTTGCCGCGGCTGGGCGCCGCGATCGGCGCCGGGCTGCTGTTGTGTCTGAGCTTCCCGCCGTTCGGCTGGTGGTATCTGGCGTTCGCGGCGTTCGCGCTGCTGGCCTGGGTGCTCACCCGTGACACCACCACCCGGTGGGGCGGGTTCGGCTACGGCTACCTCTTCGGCGCGGCGTTCTACCTGCCGCTGCTGCCGTGGGTCGGCACGTTCGTCGGGCCGGTGCCGTGGATCGGGCTGGCCCTGGTGCAGGCGCTGTTCCCGGCTCTGTTCGGGTTGGCCGCCGTCGTCGTGCGCACGCTGCCCGGCTGGCCGCTGTGGTTCGCCGGGCTGTGGACCGCCCAGGAGTGGCTGAAGTCGACGGTGCCGTTCGGCGGCTTCCCGTGGGGGGTGGTGGCCTACGGCCAGACCGAGAGCCCGCTGCGGTCGATCGCCCAGCTCGGCGGGGCGCCGCTGGTGTCGTTCGCGGTGGTGCTCGTCGGGTTCGGTGTCGGGGCGCTGGTCTTCGAGGTGATCGCCTACTTCCGCCGCGCTGCCGCCGACGCCGGCGCTCCGCCCGCGGTGGTGGTGCCCGGGGTGTGTGTGGCGGCGGTGCTGCTCGCGGTGGCGCTGACGTGGCCGAACGTGCGTCATTCCGGCCTCGGCGCCGGCGACGAGCAGCCGGTCACGGTGGCAGTGGTGCAGGGCAACGTGCCGCGGCTGGGCCTGGACTTCAACGCCCAGCGGCGCGCGGTGCTCGACAACCACGTCGACGAGACGATGCGGCTGGCCGACGACGTCCGCGCCGGCCGGGCGCCGCAGCCGATGCTGGTCATCTGGCCGGAGAACTCCGCCGACATCGACCCGCTGGCCAATCCCGACGCCCGCGACCTGATCTCCCGCGCCGCCGACGCGATCCGCGCGCCGATCCTCGTCGGCGGCGTCGTCGCGGTGGACCCCGATGATCCCGGCAACCCGGCCGCGACGAACTCGGTGATCGTCTGGAACCCGAAGGACGGGCCGGGGGAGCGCCACGACAAGCAGATCGTGCAGCCGTTCGGCGAGTATCTGCCGTGGCGGTCGTTCTTCCGCCGGTTCTCCGAGTACGCCGACCGTGCCGGCTACTTCGTGCCCGGTGACGGCACCGGGGTGGTGCGCGCCGCCGGTGTCCCGGTCGGGGTCGCCACGTGCTGGGAGGTGATCTTCGACCGGGCGCCCCGCGAGGCGGTGCGCAACGGGGCGCAGCTGCTGGCGGTGCCGTCGAACAACGCGACGTTCACCGAGGCGATGAGCGAGCAGCAGTTGGCGTTCGCGCGGCTGCGGGCCGTCGAGCACGACCGCTACGTGGTGGTGGCCGGCACCACCGGGATCAGCGCGGTCATCGCCCCCGACGGTCGCGAGCTGGTCCGCACCGCGTTCTTCGAGCCGGCCTATCTGGACACCGCGGTGCGGCTGAAGACCCAGCTCACCGTGGCGACGCGGTTCGGCCCGCTGATCGAGGGGCTGCTGATCGCTGTCGGTCTGGGCAGTGTGATCGCCGCGATACTGCACAATGGAGGCTTTGTGCGTCGCCGAGCGAATCGGGACAACAAAGATAGAGGAGCCACATGA
- a CDS encoding RNA polymerase-binding protein RbpA, producing the protein MADRVLRGSRLGAVSYETDRNHDLAPRQIARYRTENGEEFEVPFADDAEIPHTWLCRNGLEGTLIEGDAPEPKKVKPPRTHWDMLLERRSIEELEELLKERLELLRAKRRGAGS; encoded by the coding sequence ATGGCTGATCGTGTCCTGAGGGGAAGTCGCCTCGGAGCCGTGAGCTACGAGACCGACCGTAACCACGACCTGGCGCCGCGTCAGATCGCGCGTTACCGCACGGAGAACGGCGAGGAATTCGAGGTTCCGTTCGCCGACGATGCGGAGATCCCCCACACCTGGCTCTGCCGCAACGGCCTGGAGGGCACCCTGATCGAGGGTGACGCCCCGGAGCCGAAGAAGGTCAAGCCGCCGCGCACCCACTGGGACATGCTGCTGGAGCGCCGCTCCATCGAGGAGCTCGAGGAGCTGCTCAAGGAGCGTCTCGAGTTGCTGCGCGCCAAGCGCCGCGGCGCAGGCAGCTGA
- a CDS encoding amidohydrolase, which yields MTTLLLNGRVYSPAMPDATALAVRDGIIVWLGSDDVGRAQYPDAEVVDLEGAFVAPAFVDCHVHLTATGLSLTGLDLRPARSLRDCLRLLADYAREHPDGPIWGHGWDETQWPEGTPPSTADLDAAVGDRPVYLARVDVHSAAASTALRRLCAGLSDAAGYHPQRPLTADAHHRVRAEARARLTPAQRRHARTTALDTAAALGIVAVHECAGPEIGGLDDWDEIRGLDHGVEITGYWGQAVGSAQEAVALIDRTGAAGLAGDLFVDGALGSRTAWLHQPYADAPDCVGNTYLDRDAITAHLHACTEARIPAGFHVIGDAAVSAVVDALETVVERFGAPAVARCGHRLEHLEMVTEEQAQRLGAWGVFASMQPNFDALWGGESGMYAQRLGADRARSLNPFALLASRGVPLAFGSDSPVTGLDPWQTVRAATRHQTPGSAISARAAFTALTRGAWRAAGVRDGVTGTLVPGAPASYAVWEADEFEVSAPADAVQRWSTDQRSRVPALPALDGPSPRCRQTVHRGHVIHG from the coding sequence GTGACCACCCTTCTGCTCAACGGGCGGGTGTACAGCCCCGCCATGCCCGACGCGACCGCGCTCGCGGTGCGCGACGGGATCATCGTGTGGCTCGGCAGCGACGACGTGGGCCGCGCGCAGTACCCGGACGCCGAGGTCGTCGACCTCGAGGGGGCGTTCGTCGCACCCGCGTTCGTCGACTGCCACGTCCACCTCACCGCCACCGGACTGAGCCTGACCGGGCTGGATCTGCGGCCCGCGCGTTCGCTGCGGGACTGTCTGCGACTGCTGGCCGACTACGCCCGCGAGCATCCCGACGGCCCGATCTGGGGGCACGGCTGGGATGAGACGCAGTGGCCGGAGGGCACCCCGCCGAGCACCGCGGACCTGGACGCCGCGGTCGGTGACCGGCCCGTCTACCTGGCCCGCGTCGACGTGCACTCCGCGGCGGCCTCGACCGCGCTGCGCCGGCTGTGCGCCGGACTGTCCGACGCCGCCGGCTACCACCCGCAGCGGCCGCTGACCGCCGACGCCCACCACCGGGTGCGCGCCGAGGCCCGCGCGCGGCTCACCCCCGCCCAGCGCCGGCACGCCCGCACCACCGCGCTGGACACCGCCGCGGCGCTCGGGATCGTGGCCGTCCACGAGTGCGCCGGCCCCGAGATCGGCGGCCTCGACGACTGGGACGAGATCCGCGGCCTGGACCACGGCGTGGAGATCACCGGCTACTGGGGTCAGGCGGTCGGCTCCGCGCAGGAGGCCGTCGCGCTGATCGACCGCACCGGGGCCGCGGGGCTGGCCGGCGACCTGTTCGTCGACGGTGCCCTCGGGTCGCGCACCGCCTGGCTGCACCAGCCCTACGCCGACGCCCCCGACTGCGTCGGCAACACCTACCTCGACCGCGACGCGATCACCGCGCACCTGCACGCCTGCACCGAGGCCCGCATCCCCGCCGGGTTCCACGTCATCGGCGACGCCGCGGTCAGCGCGGTCGTCGACGCGCTGGAAACCGTCGTCGAGCGGTTCGGCGCCCCCGCGGTGGCGCGGTGCGGGCACCGGCTCGAACACCTGGAGATGGTCACCGAGGAGCAGGCGCAGCGGCTCGGCGCCTGGGGGGTGTTCGCCAGCATGCAGCCGAACTTCGACGCGCTGTGGGGCGGCGAGAGCGGGATGTACGCCCAGCGGCTGGGCGCCGACCGGGCCAGGTCGTTGAATCCGTTCGCGTTGTTAGCATCCCGAGGCGTGCCTCTCGCCTTCGGTTCGGACAGCCCGGTCACGGGACTGGATCCGTGGCAGACCGTCCGCGCGGCCACCCGGCACCAGACGCCGGGCAGTGCGATCTCCGCGCGGGCGGCGTTCACCGCGCTGACGCGGGGTGCCTGGCGGGCCGCCGGGGTGCGCGACGGGGTGACCGGCACCCTGGTTCCGGGTGCGCCCGCGTCGTACGCGGTGTGGGAGGCCGACGAGTTCGAGGTCAGCGCGCCCGCCGACGCGGTGCAGCGGTGGTCCACCGATCAGCGTTCGCGGGTGCCCGCGCTGCCCGCGCTGGACGGACCGTCGCCGCGCTGCCGGCAGACGGTGCACCGGGGTCACGTGATCCATGGTTGA